A single genomic interval of Labrus mixtus chromosome 6, fLabMix1.1, whole genome shotgun sequence harbors:
- the map10 gene encoding microtubule-associated protein 10 — translation MMSGLQNIDHSETLFSFELLVENIRLDKVSEVSDELAVGVRLLDFPTLLIYQPEQMRGGKPRQQEGAHRFNRGKCCFFKMNLSSLHTHLASTPLYAMVLDVKEEIPKLVGTSLIPLNKVMRRVRQDVTQHGVSAPSSHGERGLVGVCNLRGEKIGSVSLSYKLQSLGGSLLPNAAQRRGVKSNIARRGEEEQHSNAENKPAESLPLDSERASSPKEDEDDLSRNNEASDKDKLLQNEYNKQDKSVCDKHTGENAGSQTPRTVKENSFEEDLTLFCPPHLFYCNTAEERSKKVGGDCTFLDPNSQSFTCEDSEDENKSEGESSPTVAQRGKQDAKTSENKGTGGVTPNVLGEAIQQLPLLNALLVELSQLNGPSPQQPLSIHPNLSWIYRPASTEPSHRNTQPFQETRQGISPNSKLLHSPRNCSTPLDGRASLRGKDKREESKSYSTSPRKKLVFGTTKTFNLRLKQISPSRVKTRECVGLIQNKTQSPTAKEKRKTKSSARKSESKPSTGLNENIETMIQNLPEDSSRQQTITMKEKGRHERVQRKRDAHSPRNAEKASLPEKDSRLVHIPGVEGDISPPKEDESEHHSESHQSHSDTLRGNSASSGSRRHSSSKSSFSDSAGEGNDDEYADDFNSLEPSDAFSPDPLSSPEPSRSRTPKSPVRPISDSGSEGLYRRAALPVPVKAPSSPPQRALRGTHIIRPRTHASAISFSSDDDDDADGDTSASLQTILSRKQMTDSSGGGRSSGADSLISWRGQRSESTRSSRAARGGFSAESVSSCDPQEAEEVEDELGTLDFRKEYQHISELVANKLPGYTM, via the coding sequence ATGATGTCAGGACTACAAAACATCGATCATTCAGAGactctgttttcatttgagCTTCTGGTGGAAAATATCCGACTCGACAAAGTGAGTGAAGTGTCCGACGAGCTGGCTGTTGGAGTGAGACTGCTGGATTTCCCGACGCTGCTTATTTATCAGCCTGAACAGATGAGAGGAGGGAAACCTCGACAGCAAGAAGGAGCTCATCGCTTCAACAGAGGGAAGTGTTGTTTCTTCAAAATGAACCTGagctctctgcacacacacctggcCAGCACTCCTCTCTACGCCATGGTGCTGGACGTGAAGGAGGAGATCCCCAAACTAGTCGGGACCTCTCTCATCCCCCTGAATAAAGTGATGAGGAGGGTCAGACAGGACGTGACCCAACACGGGGTCTCTGCTCCCTCGTCTCATGGCGAGCGGGGGCTCGTTGGTGTTTGCAACCTCAGAGGGGAGAAGATTGGATCCGTTTCTCTGAGTTACAAACTGCAAAGTCTTGGTGGTAGTTTGCTGCCGAATGCAGCTCAGAGGAGGGGGGTTAAAAGCAACATTGCACGCcgaggagaagaagagcaaCACAGCAACGCGGAGAATAAACCTGCAGAGTCGCTGCCTCTCGACTCTGAGCGTGCCTCATCACCtaaagaggacgaggacgatTTGAGCAGAAACAACGAAGCATCAGATAAGGACAAACTCTTGCAAAATGAGTATAATAAACAGGacaaaagtgtgtgtgacaAGCATACTGGAGAAAATGCAGGAAGCCAAACTCCCCGGACagttaaagaaaacagttttgaaGAAGACTTAACCTTGTTTTGTCCACCGCATCTCTTCTACTGCAATACTGCCGAGGAAAGAAGCAAAAAGGTAGGAGGCGATTGCACCTTTCTGGATCCAAACTCACAGAGTTTTACATGTGAAGACTCCGAGGACGAAAATAAGAGCGAAGGTGAAAGTTCTCCTACGGTGGCccagagaggaaaacaagatGCAAAGACGTCAGAGAACAAAGGGACCGGTGGCGTGACTCCTAACGTCCTCGGGGAAGCGATACAGCAGTTGCCTCTGTTGAACGCTCTTCTAGTCGAGCTGTCGCAGCTGAACGGACCGAGTCCTCAGCAGCCCCTCTCTATTCACCCTAATCTGTCCTGGATTTACAGACCTGCGTCTACAGAGCCTTCGCACAGGAACACACAACCATTTCAGGAAACCAGGCAGGGGATCAGTCCAAATTCAAAGCTTCTACATTCCCCCAGAAACTGCTCGACACCTTTAGACGGACGAGCATCTCTAAGAGGGAAAGACAAGCGAGAGGAGAGTAAAAGTTACAGCACGTCTCCGAGGAAGAAGCTTGTGTTCGGTACGACTAAAACGTTTAATCTGCGGCTGAAGCAGATATCTCCTTCGAGGGTGAAAACCCGGGAATGTGTGGGATTaatacagaataaaacacaGTCACCTACGGCtaaggaaaagagaaagacaaagtcGAGCGCAAGGAAATCTGAGTCAAAGCCGAGCACCGGTCTGAATGAAAATATAGAGACAATGATTCAGAACCTCCCGGAGGATTCTTCACGACAACAGACCATCACAATGAAAGAGAAAGGCCGGCATGAGAGGGTGCAGAGGAAACGAGACGCACACTCTCcaagaaatgcagaaaaagcTTCCCTTCCTGAAAAGGACTCCAGGTTAGTTCACATCCCCGGTGTGGAGGGTGACATTTCCCCCCCAAAGGAAGACGAGAGCGAGCATCACAGTGAATCACATCagtcacactctgacacactcagAGGGAACTCTGCATCTTCAGGAAGCCGCCGACACAGCAGCTCTAAATCTTCATTTTCAGACTCTGCAGGGGAAGGAAACGACGACGAGTACGCTGACGACTTTAACAGCCTCGAGCCGAGCGATGCTTTCTCTCCTGACCCCCTGAGCAGCCCCGAGCCCTCCAGATCCAGAACGCCAAAGTCCCCCGTCCGCCCCATTTCTGACTCCGGCTCTGAGGGTCTCTACAGGAGAGCGGCCCTCCCCGTACCTGTCAAAGCCCCCAGCTCTCCTCCACAGCGCGCTCTGAGGGGGACGCACATCATCCGACCCCGAACCCACGCCTCGGCCATCAGCTTCtcctctgatgatgatgatgacgctGACGGAGACACGTCGGCGTCCTTACAGACGATCCTCTCCAGAAAACAGATGACGGACAGCAGCGGAGGGGGGAGGAGCTCCGGCGCTGACAGTTTAATATCATGGAGAGGTCAAAGGAGCGAGTCGACcaggagcagcagagcagctcgAGGAGGATTTTCGGCAGAATCAGTTTCCTCCTGTGACCCGCAAGAGgctgaggaggtggaggatgagCTCGGGACCCTGGACTTCAGGAAGGAGTATCAGCACATCTCTGAGCTGGTGGCCAACAAACTCCCCGGTTACACCATGTGA